AGCAAAACTTTTCCTCATCAGATAATATAGCCGCCAGCCGATCATAGGTCCTGTAGAGCCATAAAGAGCATTATCGTGAACAAAAGCTATGCCCGGGGCTATAACAGTATCCGTATCTTCTTCCACATTCATAATCCAATTCTCGTTTTCTACATTTTCCGGAGGCAAATAGTCCCATTTCTGATTTACATAATATAATTGGCTGTCAAATTCCATCCGCCAGAAACGACTGAACGGATACCGGTAAATTAACAGCATTCCCAATTCGCGTTCTCGCAAGCGAAGGTAATGGTAGTCGCTTGCTTCATAATACCGGTAAAGGGTTTCGTCATAAAAGTTATAAACCCCTACTCCATAATCTGCTCTGTGTTTTAAGTTCAAAAAGGAGAGAAAGAGATTGCTATCCTCAATTTTTCCTGAAATACCCAAACTGATGCCTATTCCGTAATTGCCCATTAAATCACTCAAACTGAGGTCTAAAGCTCCCACGGTTCCCGCGTAGGAAGAATATGCCAAACCGCCCCAGATACTATCCAAAGCAAATTTGGTTTTATACTTATTTATTTGGGGGATAGCAGAAATTGAATCCGGTTTATCATCCCAGGAAAAATCTGGAACATACTTCAAAGTATCGCTATTATCCGTTTCAAAATTGGAAAGACGGGGACGGCGAATATTTTGTTGTGCAAATTGATTTCTTTCCGGACGCTGTGCTTTTGTCCTTTTACCGTAGTAATTTAACCGGTTAAGGTCTATCTCCTGAAAAAGGTTGTCTTCTCGTTCCGAACTTTGGGGCGGACTGCTTTCCGTATAAACTAAATTATCCAATGGGTTGTCGTCAAAATAGATATCCCAGGCACCGTCAAAGTAGTTACTCATTACCAGATAATTATCATCCAAGCTGATATCGCCATTCATAATACCGGCAATGCAATTGGTTAATTCAGCTCGCTGTCCCGTTTCCAAATCCAGAACTTCATAATTGGCAAGGTTATATTTATAGGACAGGAAAAGAAGCTTCTTTCCGTTCTCAGCCCAAAGAGGATTAAAGCAATCGTAGTTTTCAAAAGTGCGTTCCACAATCTCTCCGGTCTCAAGATTGAGGGTAAAAATATCGCGCTTCAGGTTAGCAAACAAACCGTAGTTATTTTCTCGCTGCTCTGTTTGGCGTTCACTATCGTAGGCAATGTATTTTCCATCAGGAGAAAACCGGGGATGGGTATCTTCATAACTGTCATCGGTTAATTGAGTTAGCTTTTCTGTTTGCAGTTCATAAAGATACAGGTCTGCCTGCATATTCTTTTGTCCTGCTAAAATAAGAGACCCTCCATCGGGAGCAACATCCGTTTCGTAAATTGCCTGCAGTTCAGGAATGCTGATGGTTTGCACTATTTTTTTACTGTTCACATTCAAAATCTGGATTTTATCACCGGTGGCGGTTTTAACTGCGAAAGCAATTCTTTGATTATCAGGAAACCAGGATAGAGCTGAACGCAAATAGTAAAATTCCTCTGCCTGGCTGCTTTTCTCACCTTTAAAAATCAATTGTGGTTCTGCTAATCCCTGAGTTCCTGCTAACCAAATACTATATCTGCCTTCAGCATTGGAATAATATATATAACGCTCGCCGTCGGGAGAAAAACGGGGTGCCAAATTAAAGTAAGAACCGTCTTTTTTATGCTCTGTTCTCTGCTCAAATTTTTCCATCGGGATGCTGTGATTATTGATAAGCGGATAGTAATCCCGCTTCAATTGAAATAACCAACGCGATTCCAGATTGTTAAAATCCATTCCGAAGACCTTTTTGGTTGCTTCGTCTATGTTATATGCTGCATGAATAGCGAAAAAATACTCAGAGACCTTTTCTCTTCCCCATTGTTCAGCAATGAAGGTTAAAAAACTTTCACCCATCCGGTATGCCAAATAGCCATCGGTTCTGCTTAATTTGCCAATGCTGTTATTTATCACCATATCCAAAAGATACATATTATTATAGTCATCTTCGCCGCCTACCGAAAGATATTCCGGAAGCCCTTCAGAAAACCAGAAAGGAAAAGAAGTAGGCCTCAACATTGAATTGGGATTCATATAGCGGTTATCCATCGCATTGATATAGGCATGCGTCAATTCATGCGCCAATAGTTCTTCCAGAGCAGCATAACTGCCATCAAAGGGAACTACAACTCTATTATGTAAACTTTCGGTAAAACCGCCGATGCCTTCTGTTAATAGATTGTAGGTGATGTTAGTGCTCAAAAATTCCGTCTTGGTGCTATAGAAGACAATCGGTATCCGGGTTAAAATTGGAACTTTAAATTCCGCCTTGATATAATAATAAACATCCTCTGCCATTAAAGCTACCGTGCGTCCAAACTGAACCTCCCCCGCCGGAAAATAGATATCAAAATGCATCGTTTGAATTGTGGAGAACTCCTGAGGAGCATAATTAACTTTATTTTGGCCAAAACTATAGGCAAAACAAGCGCCGTAGAACAAACAAAGGACTATCAAACAGCTAAGCGGTTTTTTCATTATCTATCCTAAAATACGCTGAATTTAATGTATTTTTGGGGGTTTTCTTGAATATCTTTAAGCAGGGCATTAAGATTATCGGTAGCAGCATCAATTTTTTCATATAACTGCTTGTCATTCAACAATAAACCGGCGGTGCTTTCGCTCTCCGTAAGAGTTTTGGCAGAACGATTCAG
The Candidatus Cloacimonas sp. DNA segment above includes these coding regions:
- a CDS encoding BamA/TamA family outer membrane protein, with the protein product MKKPLSCLIVLCLFYGACFAYSFGQNKVNYAPQEFSTIQTMHFDIYFPAGEVQFGRTVALMAEDVYYYIKAEFKVPILTRIPIVFYSTKTEFLSTNITYNLLTEGIGGFTESLHNRVVVPFDGSYAALEELLAHELTHAYINAMDNRYMNPNSMLRPTSFPFWFSEGLPEYLSVGGEDDYNNMYLLDMVINNSIGKLSRTDGYLAYRMGESFLTFIAEQWGREKVSEYFFAIHAAYNIDEATKKVFGMDFNNLESRWLFQLKRDYYPLINNHSIPMEKFEQRTEHKKDGSYFNLAPRFSPDGERYIYYSNAEGRYSIWLAGTQGLAEPQLIFKGEKSSQAEEFYYLRSALSWFPDNQRIAFAVKTATGDKIQILNVNSKKIVQTISIPELQAIYETDVAPDGGSLILAGQKNMQADLYLYELQTEKLTQLTDDSYEDTHPRFSPDGKYIAYDSERQTEQRENNYGLFANLKRDIFTLNLETGEIVERTFENYDCFNPLWAENGKKLLFLSYKYNLANYEVLDLETGQRAELTNCIAGIMNGDISLDDNYLVMSNYFDGAWDIYFDDNPLDNLVYTESSPPQSSEREDNLFQEIDLNRLNYYGKRTKAQRPERNQFAQQNIRRPRLSNFETDNSDTLKYVPDFSWDDKPDSISAIPQINKYKTKFALDSIWGGLAYSSYAGTVGALDLSLSDLMGNYGIGISLGISGKIEDSNLFLSFLNLKHRADYGVGVYNFYDETLYRYYEASDYHYLRLRERELGMLLIYRYPFSRFWRMEFDSQLYYVNQKWDYLPPENVENENWIMNVEEDTDTVIAPGIAFVHDNALYGSTGPMIGWRLYYLMRKSFAKNEFNYYTNYLDLRSYNYFEKRYSLACRLCAGISTGESPQLFNLDGLYGVRALNEDIDGEKMILGSAELRFPFFDYINLAFPVPLELRNIRGSVFADIGTAWNKNSEFRGVIDGKLNDIKFGYGFGPRINLGYFVLKLDIAWLTDLSRISKPMYYLSLTEDF